Proteins from one Dysgonomonas sp. HDW5A genomic window:
- a CDS encoding DUF5103 domain-containing protein, translating to MKHRIFLLFYLFVVLSTSMYGQAYKTQALSGEIHTIQVNAGGDWQRLPIIQLNNNDYIQINFDRLGPNSYKPLRYRLVNCYADWTRSKLMDIEYVDGFNDILIEDFAQSMNTTVDYMNFNLEIPNERQRIRLSGNYAVEVYEEDNPDKILLTACFSILNPEVSVTGSVSSNTDIDSNKEHQQLSFAINTTNLRIRDVFSDLKVFIRQNNRLDNQKSFVKPTFVQGNRLVYEFNKDLIFEAGNEYRRFESVSYRFNGLNIASTKYIRPYYYTYLVPDKIRAGRVYVYDRDQDGRFFIRNAEGRDADTEADYFMTNFTLKADNPFLEPIYLNGAFTNDIFNEKSLMTYDYSQKEYHGAMLLKQGAYNYQYLAKSGKDYTTSLVEGNYFQTQNQYCIYVYHRPIGYQSDNLIAILLLTTGN from the coding sequence ATGAAACATCGTATATTCTTATTATTTTACTTATTTGTAGTATTATCCACTTCTATGTATGGACAGGCTTATAAAACACAAGCTTTGTCGGGCGAAATACATACTATACAGGTTAATGCAGGTGGAGATTGGCAAAGGTTACCCATTATTCAATTAAATAATAACGATTATATTCAGATAAACTTCGATCGTTTGGGTCCTAATTCTTATAAGCCTTTGCGTTATCGGCTTGTTAATTGTTATGCTGACTGGACTCGCTCAAAACTTATGGATATAGAGTATGTAGATGGTTTCAATGATATTTTGATTGAAGATTTTGCTCAATCGATGAATACAACTGTAGACTATATGAACTTCAATCTCGAAATACCGAATGAGAGGCAGCGAATCAGACTTTCAGGTAATTATGCTGTAGAAGTGTATGAAGAAGACAATCCCGATAAAATTTTATTGACAGCTTGTTTTTCTATTTTAAATCCCGAAGTTTCGGTTACAGGCTCGGTTTCATCTAATACTGATATCGACAGTAATAAAGAGCATCAACAACTATCGTTTGCTATTAATACTACCAATTTAAGGATCAGAGATGTTTTCTCCGATCTGAAAGTTTTTATTCGCCAGAATAACAGATTGGATAATCAAAAGTCATTCGTTAAACCAACTTTTGTACAAGGGAATCGTCTGGTTTATGAATTCAATAAAGACTTAATATTTGAAGCGGGTAATGAGTATCGCCGATTTGAATCGGTAAGCTACAGATTTAATGGACTGAATATAGCATCTACTAAGTATATAAGACCTTATTATTATACATATTTGGTTCCCGACAAAATCAGGGCAGGCAGAGTGTATGTATATGATAGAGATCAGGACGGACGTTTCTTTATTCGAAATGCAGAAGGAAGAGATGCTGATACCGAAGCCGATTATTTTATGACGAATTTCACATTAAAAGCCGATAACCCTTTTTTAGAACCCATTTATTTAAATGGCGCTTTTACGAATGATATATTCAATGAGAAGTCTTTGATGACATATGATTATAGCCAAAAAGAGTATCATGGAGCCATGTTGTTGAAACAAGGTGCATATAATTATCAATACTTGGCAAAATCAGGAAAAGACTATACCACATCTTTAGTCGAAGGAAATTATTTTCAAACGCAGAACCAGTATTGTATATATGTTTATCATCGCCCTATTGGTTATCAAAGCGATAATTTGATAGCCATACTACTGTTAACAACTGGTAACTAA
- a CDS encoding ABC-F family ATP-binding cassette domain-containing protein, protein MLIVESLKVEFGGKTLFDNINFIINAKDRIALVGKNGAGKSTMLKILAGVNKSYQGSVSGPEGMTIGYLPQVMQVSDDRTVREEASLAFSQIYDLEALIEEMNRQLETRTDYESDDYSKLLDDFTHAHERLANIEDTNFDGEVEKTLMGLGFKRDDLDRPTSEFSGGWRMRIELAKLLLRKPDIMLLDEPTNHLDIESIGWLEDFITTQANAVVLISHDRTFIDAVTTRTIELTLGKIYDYKVNFSKYVELREERRQQQVHAWEAQQKQIQEIEEFIERFRAQAAKATLVQSRVRQLEKLDRVEIDEEDRSSIRIKFQPATRSGTYPLTVDMVTKKYDDYLVFEHANLMIERGEKIALAGKNGEGKSTFVKCVMGETPYEGTMMLGHNITIGYFAQNQADLLDEDLTVFETIDRVAEGDIRTQIRSILGAFMFNRDDSDKKVKVLSGGERTRLAMIKLLLEPVNLLILDEPTNHLDLKTKEVLKNALLDYDGTVILVSHDRDFLDGLVTKVFEFSDKKVREHIGGIKEFLAKKRVLSS, encoded by the coding sequence ATGCTGATAGTTGAATCACTTAAGGTAGAGTTTGGAGGAAAAACTCTTTTTGACAATATAAATTTTATAATAAACGCTAAAGACCGTATAGCTCTTGTGGGTAAGAATGGTGCCGGAAAAAGTACCATGCTTAAAATACTTGCAGGGGTTAACAAAAGCTACCAAGGATCGGTTTCGGGTCCCGAAGGGATGACTATCGGATATTTGCCTCAGGTTATGCAGGTTTCGGATGACAGAACTGTACGTGAGGAGGCTTCGCTTGCTTTCTCTCAGATTTATGATCTGGAGGCACTCATCGAAGAGATGAACCGTCAGTTGGAGACTCGCACCGATTATGAATCGGACGATTATTCGAAGTTATTGGACGATTTTACTCATGCTCATGAAAGATTGGCAAATATAGAGGATACTAACTTTGATGGCGAGGTCGAAAAAACTCTGATGGGGCTTGGTTTCAAGCGGGATGATTTGGACAGACCAACCAGTGAATTTAGCGGTGGATGGCGTATGCGTATCGAATTGGCTAAACTGCTTCTTCGTAAGCCTGATATAATGCTATTGGATGAGCCTACCAATCACTTGGATATTGAATCTATTGGTTGGTTAGAAGATTTTATAACTACTCAGGCAAATGCAGTGGTACTTATTTCGCATGACCGTACCTTTATTGATGCTGTAACTACACGTACTATCGAATTGACTTTAGGTAAGATTTATGACTATAAGGTAAATTTCTCTAAATATGTGGAATTGAGAGAAGAACGCCGTCAACAACAAGTACATGCGTGGGAAGCTCAGCAAAAACAAATACAGGAGATCGAAGAATTTATAGAACGATTTCGTGCTCAGGCAGCTAAAGCAACTTTGGTACAAAGCCGTGTTCGTCAGTTGGAAAAACTCGATAGGGTGGAGATTGACGAAGAAGACCGTTCTTCTATTCGTATTAAATTTCAACCTGCTACACGTTCGGGTACTTATCCGTTAACAGTAGATATGGTTACTAAGAAGTATGACGATTATCTGGTTTTTGAGCATGCCAATTTAATGATAGAACGAGGCGAGAAAATTGCTCTAGCCGGAAAAAACGGTGAAGGTAAATCGACCTTTGTTAAATGTGTGATGGGCGAAACTCCATATGAAGGAACTATGATGTTAGGACATAATATCACTATAGGTTATTTTGCTCAAAATCAAGCTGATTTGTTGGATGAAGACCTTACTGTCTTTGAAACTATTGATCGTGTTGCCGAAGGAGATATCCGTACGCAGATCCGTAGTATATTGGGAGCTTTTATGTTTAACCGAGACGATTCGGATAAGAAAGTAAAAGTCCTGTCAGGAGGAGAGCGTACTCGACTGGCAATGATTAAATTATTGCTTGAACCTGTGAACCTGCTGATTCTCGATGAGCCTACCAATCACCTTGATTTAAAGACGAAAGAGGTTTTGAAAAATGCCCTTCTGGATTATGATGGTACTGTGATATTGGTATCTCACGACCGTGATTTCTTGGATGGATTAGTAACCAAAGTATTCGAGTTTTCGGACAAAAAAGTTCGTGAACATATCGGAGGAATTAAAGAATTCTTAGCTAAGAAAAGAGTATTATCTTCTTGA
- a CDS encoding glycosyltransferase has product MEQFLSYFTLDVIGIALLSTLLIMLFIQIYFYLAYYKKPLSYLKQIADTHEEITPLPSVSVIIVAKDESENLAKCLPSILNQDYPDYEVIVVNDGSTDESEFLLKNLKREYPFLYSTFSPYSDANETIQNKVLPLTIGIKAARKDILLFTEADSLPMTNQWVKSMVNSLANKDIVVGYSRFTESEDFSNKTALFDNLIFTLQYMSMAIKDKPFAGLYKNLAYRKHLFFDNKGFSATLNYDNAEEVFVNYIMTDNNTAIALSQDSYVSTELDNFSHWRKIKTAYSRAKFNFKGFTGGVFSLETLSRYLFYSLAIASIVYSIISQLWVYLGAAILLFIIRYIIQIIVLNKASDHFLTNRFHLSLPFLDLIQPYYNSYFSRISKSKKRRKK; this is encoded by the coding sequence ATGGAACAATTCTTATCATATTTCACACTTGATGTTATTGGAATAGCACTACTATCAACACTACTGATAATGCTTTTTATCCAGATATATTTTTATCTGGCATATTATAAGAAACCCTTATCGTATTTAAAACAGATAGCTGATACGCATGAAGAAATAACTCCCTTGCCGTCGGTTTCTGTAATTATTGTAGCGAAAGATGAATCCGAGAACCTCGCAAAATGTCTCCCTTCTATTCTTAATCAGGATTATCCCGATTATGAAGTGATCGTAGTAAATGATGGATCGACAGACGAAAGTGAGTTCCTTTTGAAAAATTTAAAAAGAGAGTATCCATTTCTATATAGTACATTTTCTCCTTATTCTGATGCAAACGAAACTATTCAGAACAAAGTATTACCTCTTACCATCGGTATAAAAGCTGCACGCAAAGACATTTTATTATTTACCGAAGCCGATTCTTTACCAATGACTAATCAATGGGTAAAATCGATGGTAAACAGCCTTGCAAACAAAGATATAGTAGTTGGATATAGCCGTTTCACCGAAAGTGAAGACTTCAGCAATAAAACAGCCTTATTTGATAATTTAATATTCACCTTGCAATATATGTCGATGGCTATTAAAGACAAGCCATTTGCAGGTCTTTACAAAAACTTAGCTTACAGAAAACATCTGTTTTTTGACAATAAAGGATTCTCGGCAACACTTAACTATGATAATGCCGAAGAGGTGTTTGTAAACTATATTATGACCGACAATAATACAGCCATAGCTTTATCACAGGATAGCTATGTGTCAACTGAACTTGACAATTTTTCTCATTGGAGAAAGATCAAGACGGCATACAGCAGAGCCAAATTCAATTTCAAAGGTTTCACCGGAGGCGTATTTTCGCTTGAAACCCTTTCAAGATATCTATTCTATTCACTCGCCATTGCTTCAATCGTTTACTCTATAATATCGCAGCTTTGGGTATATTTAGGTGCTGCCATCCTATTATTTATAATCAGATATATAATACAAATAATAGTATTGAATAAAGCGAGTGATCATTTCTTAACAAATAGATTTCACCTGAGTTTACCTTTTTTAGATCTAATTCAACCTTATTATAATTCTTACTTCTCCAGAATATCGAAGAGTAAAAAGAGACGTAAAAAATAA
- a CDS encoding aspartate kinase, translating to MKVLKFGSTAIASPERLKIVTKLVSQIPNSIVILSAMAGTTSQLEEISDYLYKKNPEGANESINRLEKEYLEKIEELYSTQDIKEKAQFFVKEKMSYIRSFTNDLFTLFEQRIVLAQGELLSTGIFTLMLKELDIKALELYAKDFIRVDKKQEPDSTFIRKNLKALLEQNKDTDIFVTQGYICQNAYGEIDNFQFGGSDYSASLIGAAIQAEEIQIWTGFDALYGNNSQLISNTNIVHHINFDEAAELAYFGAKILHPMCILPAKMANISVRLLNIYNPEGKGTLISNQTEKGKIKAIASKDGITVINIKSSRMLLAHGFLRKVCEIFENHQTSIDMLTTSEVGVAVTIDNPKYLTEITDELKKLGVVTVDKNMTIISVVGDLNWENASLEAEVLDAIKNVPIRMISYGGSSYNISFIIKEVDKEKTLQSLNNKIF from the coding sequence ATGAAAGTTCTCAAATTTGGTTCTACTGCCATTGCAAGTCCCGAGAGACTCAAAATAGTTACTAAACTAGTTAGTCAAATACCTAATAGTATTGTAATTCTTTCTGCTATGGCGGGTACAACCAGTCAATTGGAAGAAATTTCTGATTATTTGTACAAAAAGAATCCGGAAGGAGCTAATGAATCAATTAATCGTCTGGAAAAGGAGTATCTCGAAAAAATTGAAGAACTTTATTCAACACAAGATATAAAAGAGAAAGCTCAGTTTTTTGTAAAAGAAAAGATGTCGTACATCCGCTCGTTTACAAACGACCTATTTACACTTTTCGAACAGAGAATAGTACTGGCACAAGGTGAGCTTTTAAGCACTGGTATTTTTACTCTAATGCTAAAAGAATTAGATATTAAAGCGTTGGAGCTTTATGCTAAAGACTTTATTAGAGTAGATAAAAAGCAGGAACCCGATTCTACTTTTATTCGAAAAAATCTAAAAGCATTATTAGAGCAAAACAAAGATACTGACATTTTTGTTACTCAGGGATATATTTGCCAGAATGCTTACGGCGAAATTGATAACTTCCAATTTGGAGGCAGCGATTATTCGGCATCACTCATAGGAGCTGCTATTCAGGCAGAAGAAATACAAATATGGACAGGTTTTGATGCTTTATATGGCAATAATTCACAATTGATATCCAATACAAATATTGTACATCATATAAACTTCGATGAAGCGGCAGAGCTTGCATATTTCGGTGCTAAAATATTGCATCCGATGTGTATTCTCCCTGCCAAGATGGCGAATATTTCAGTACGATTATTAAACATATATAATCCTGAAGGTAAGGGTACACTTATCTCAAACCAGACTGAAAAGGGTAAAATTAAAGCAATAGCCTCTAAAGACGGTATAACTGTTATCAATATCAAATCGAGCAGAATGTTACTTGCTCATGGATTCTTGAGAAAAGTTTGTGAAATATTCGAAAATCATCAAACCTCTATTGATATGCTCACCACTTCGGAAGTAGGTGTGGCTGTTACCATCGACAATCCTAAGTATCTGACTGAAATTACAGATGAATTAAAAAAATTAGGAGTAGTAACTGTAGATAAAAACATGACGATCATATCGGTTGTAGGTGATTTGAACTGGGAAAATGCAAGCCTCGAAGCGGAGGTTCTGGATGCCATAAAAAATGTACCTATCAGAATGATTTCATACGGAGGAAGCAGTTATAACATATCTTTCATCATCAAGGAAGTTGATAAAGAAAAAACATTACAATCGCTTAATAATAAAATATTTTAG
- a CDS encoding DUF4349 domain-containing protein has translation MKYTIKPISIIAGICLLLSCSNKSQRETSAQLNEEVYAIDAISEEKAPANQSNTSTPINFISSSTATNYDDGIHQFIRTAQMKFRVKSVPEATYTIEDIIIKHKGFIIRSAISNENSYSTTTNISKDSSLVTYHSNLIADLKLRVPRTQLDTVLKELAPLALEIDYRTIEANDVTLQLLSEKLKQERLNKKEKRVSTAIDNNGKKLDSVIDAEEVLDNTIDDANKTKLAEYDIKDQIEYSTINIKLYQSTTNYQEKVLREKPTEEYKPSLGEQAIEALHNGWIIISTLFIFLLNIWPIILIAVLAWILYSKYKKRKD, from the coding sequence ATGAAATATACAATTAAACCAATAAGTATTATAGCAGGAATCTGCCTCCTATTATCGTGTTCGAATAAATCGCAAAGAGAAACTTCGGCACAATTGAACGAAGAAGTATACGCAATTGATGCAATATCTGAAGAGAAAGCACCAGCAAACCAATCTAACACATCAACCCCCATCAATTTTATAAGCTCATCTACTGCTACCAATTATGATGATGGAATACATCAGTTTATTCGCACTGCACAAATGAAGTTCAGGGTAAAAAGCGTTCCTGAAGCAACCTACACGATAGAAGATATTATCATCAAGCATAAAGGTTTCATTATACGATCAGCAATAAGTAACGAAAACAGTTACTCCACAACAACAAACATATCTAAAGATTCATCTTTGGTAACTTATCACAGTAATTTAATTGCCGACTTAAAACTAAGAGTTCCTCGTACGCAATTGGATACTGTACTTAAAGAATTGGCTCCGCTTGCTCTTGAGATTGATTATAGAACCATAGAAGCAAATGACGTTACGTTACAACTACTCTCCGAAAAGCTGAAACAAGAACGTCTAAATAAAAAAGAAAAACGAGTATCTACTGCCATAGATAATAATGGAAAGAAATTAGATAGTGTAATAGATGCCGAAGAGGTATTGGATAATACAATTGATGATGCTAACAAAACAAAGCTAGCAGAATATGACATCAAGGATCAGATAGAATATAGTACTATTAATATTAAGCTATATCAAAGCACCACTAATTATCAAGAAAAGGTATTACGCGAAAAACCAACAGAAGAATATAAGCCAAGTTTGGGTGAACAGGCTATAGAGGCATTACATAACGGTTGGATTATTATCAGTACGTTATTTATCTTCTTACTAAATATATGGCCTATTATCTTAATAGCAGTTTTAGCATGGATACTTTACTCTAAATACAAAAAGAGAAAAGACTAA
- a CDS encoding MFS transporter: protein MNTPNQPTQKITNYRWTICAMLFFATTINYLDRQVLSLTWKDFIAPEFHWTNNDYGNITALFSIFYALSMLFAGRFIDWMDTKKGFLWAIGIWSLGACLHAFCGIATSGITAGQWFVGFEGAREAISMVGDGAMVASVSVTLFIFARLVLAIGEAGNFPAAIKATAEYFPKKDRALSTSIFNAGATVGALAAPISIPFIAAKWGWEMSFIIIGALGFVWMGFWVFIYKKPEKNPKVNAAELAYIQQDLDGSEGMDEATKKAHDGRKISFLDCFKYKQTWAFAFGKFMTDGVWWFFLFWTPAYLSSVYGIKSSDPEGQLAIFVLYLITLLSIIGGWLPTYFVDKKGMNPYAGRMKAMLIFAFFPLLALFAQPLGSVSYWLPVIIIGIAGAAHQAWSANIFSTVGDMFPKKAIATITGIGGMAGGVGSFLINKGSGVLFDHAGETQMVFMGFKGEEAGYFIIFSVCAVAYLIGWTVMKSLVPKYSPITDL from the coding sequence ATGAATACACCTAATCAACCCACACAAAAAATAACCAACTACAGGTGGACCATCTGTGCCATGTTATTTTTTGCCACCACAATCAATTATCTGGACAGGCAGGTACTCTCCCTGACCTGGAAAGACTTTATCGCCCCCGAGTTTCACTGGACAAACAACGATTACGGTAATATCACCGCTTTGTTTTCCATCTTCTACGCCCTGAGCATGCTCTTTGCAGGCCGCTTTATCGACTGGATGGATACCAAGAAAGGATTCCTATGGGCAATCGGTATCTGGTCGCTGGGAGCCTGTTTACATGCCTTCTGTGGAATAGCCACATCAGGTATAACAGCAGGACAGTGGTTTGTAGGATTCGAAGGAGCACGTGAAGCCATATCCATGGTAGGAGACGGTGCTATGGTAGCATCGGTAAGTGTGACCCTGTTTATCTTTGCCCGTCTGGTACTGGCAATAGGGGAAGCAGGAAACTTTCCGGCAGCCATTAAAGCTACAGCAGAATACTTTCCAAAGAAAGACAGGGCATTATCTACCAGTATCTTCAATGCAGGGGCTACTGTAGGAGCACTGGCTGCACCTATATCTATTCCCTTCATTGCAGCTAAATGGGGATGGGAAATGTCCTTTATCATTATCGGAGCACTGGGATTTGTATGGATGGGATTCTGGGTGTTCATTTATAAGAAACCCGAGAAAAATCCGAAAGTCAATGCTGCTGAGCTGGCTTATATCCAACAGGATCTGGACGGAAGTGAGGGTATGGATGAAGCTACCAAGAAAGCTCATGACGGCAGAAAGATTTCCTTTCTGGATTGTTTTAAATACAAACAAACCTGGGCTTTTGCTTTTGGTAAGTTTATGACCGATGGTGTATGGTGGTTCTTCTTATTCTGGACGCCTGCTTACCTGAGTTCGGTATACGGTATCAAGTCGTCTGACCCTGAAGGTCAGTTAGCCATTTTTGTATTGTACCTGATTACGCTTCTTTCTATTATCGGGGGATGGCTTCCTACTTACTTTGTGGATAAGAAGGGCATGAATCCGTATGCGGGTCGTATGAAGGCGATGTTGATCTTTGCTTTCTTCCCGTTACTGGCTTTGTTTGCTCAGCCTTTGGGCAGTGTATCGTACTGGCTTCCTGTTATTATTATCGGTATTGCGGGTGCTGCTCATCAGGCTTGGTCTGCTAATATTTTCTCGACGGTGGGTGATATGTTCCCTAAGAAGGCTATTGCTACTATTACGGGTATTGGTGGTATGGCAGGTGGTGTGGGCTCGTTCCTGATTAATAAGGGTTCGGGTGTGCTCTTCGATCATGCGGGGGAGACTCAGATGGTATTTATGGGCTTCAAGGGTGAGGAAGCGGGTTATTTTATCATCTTCTCGGTGTGTGCTGTGGCGTATCTCATCGGGTGGACTGTTATGAAATCTTTAGTGCCTAAGTATAGCCCGATTACGGATTTGTAA
- the lysA gene encoding diaminopimelate decarboxylase gives MTKGTFPVESFKGLETPFYYYDVNLLKETLSIVKEITHKYGYVQHYAVKANANHRILQIIAAAGFGADCVSGNEVKAAINAGFPASKVVFAGVGKTDKEINLALDYNIFCFNVESLPELEVINELAEKKSKTASVAIRINPNVDAHTHEYITTGLNENKFGFSMSSLPKVFAKIRTLKNIELIGIHFHIGSQITEVDTFAPLCDRVNELQTQCENEGVTLKHINVGGGLGIDYDDPNTNPISDFKNYFDLFNSNLELRKGQTLHFELGRAIVAQCGSLISRVTYVKEGESKKFVILDAGMTDLIRPALYQAYHKIENISSDLPVQQYDVVGPICESSDCFVKDYDLNETKRGDFVALRSAGAYGEIMASQYNCREIPKAYLSDSL, from the coding sequence ATGACAAAAGGAACATTTCCGGTTGAAAGTTTTAAAGGGCTCGAAACTCCTTTCTATTATTACGATGTCAATCTGTTAAAAGAAACTCTATCAATAGTTAAGGAAATAACTCACAAGTACGGATACGTACAGCATTATGCGGTAAAAGCAAATGCGAATCACAGAATACTACAAATAATTGCTGCTGCCGGATTTGGAGCAGACTGTGTTAGCGGTAATGAGGTTAAAGCTGCTATCAATGCAGGTTTCCCGGCTTCGAAGGTCGTTTTTGCCGGAGTTGGTAAAACTGACAAAGAAATCAATCTTGCATTAGATTATAATATTTTCTGTTTTAATGTTGAATCGCTACCTGAGTTAGAAGTAATTAACGAACTAGCCGAAAAAAAGAGTAAAACGGCATCTGTAGCCATTCGTATCAATCCGAATGTAGATGCTCATACTCACGAATACATTACAACTGGACTAAACGAAAATAAATTCGGTTTTTCGATGTCTTCTTTACCTAAAGTATTTGCTAAGATCAGAACTCTAAAAAATATCGAATTGATAGGTATTCATTTTCACATCGGATCACAAATAACAGAGGTAGATACATTTGCTCCACTATGCGACCGTGTAAACGAATTGCAAACTCAATGCGAAAACGAAGGAGTTACACTTAAGCATATTAATGTAGGCGGAGGATTAGGTATCGATTACGATGATCCTAATACAAATCCAATCTCTGATTTCAAAAACTACTTTGATCTTTTCAATAGTAATCTTGAGTTGAGAAAAGGGCAAACCCTTCATTTCGAGCTAGGCCGTGCTATTGTTGCACAATGCGGTTCTCTAATCTCAAGAGTTACCTATGTAAAAGAAGGCGAAAGCAAAAAATTTGTAATCCTGGATGCAGGTATGACCGATTTAATCCGCCCAGCCTTGTATCAAGCATATCACAAGATAGAAAATATATCATCAGATCTCCCTGTTCAACAATACGATGTAGTAGGTCCGATATGTGAATCATCCGATTGCTTTGTTAAAGATTATGATCTGAATGAAACTAAAAGAGGAGATTTTGTTGCTCTTCGATCAGCAGGAGCTTATGGCGAAATAATGGCTTCGCAATACAACTGCAGAGAAATACCTAAAGCTTATCTATCGGATAGTCTCTAA